The segment ACCAATCAATGGGGTCCACCACAGGGGGCTCCTATGGGTATGCTACAGGGTCCCAATGGACAAATTAATGCACCACCACTAAATATTGCTATGGGTGCACCAAATATGATGCAGGGGTATCAAGGATGGGGAACATCCCCACAGCAGCAAAGTTTTGGCTATGGGACACCAAATGCCCCCGGATCCTATCAGGGTTGGGGTGCACCACCTGGACCCCAGGGCCCACCACCTCATCAGTGGGGAAATAATTATGCCACGCAGCAAACTCAAGGCTATGGAAGCTATggtatatttattattaatgagTTGGTAAACATGATTTGGAACATAACATaactatacatacatatttcttattttctccCTATAGATATGTATAACTCGACCACAGGACCAAGCGGTGCATCTGGTGGTGGTAACTGGAATGCATGGAATATGCCTCAAAATAGCGCTGGAACAGGTGGCTCAGGTAAgtctcccccccccccattcTTCTCTCAACAAAAACGCAAACTAAGTTTTACTACATTTTGTTTTCTAGTGGCTGATCGTTTCTTGGCTGGAGATATGTATCCACGGACACAGTCTGGTCCAGGGGGTCCTTCTGGTACAGGTCCTACGGCTGGTATGCCACCTGGTGGCCCTGCTAATTCTGCATCTAAACCTAGTTCCGATTATGGTGGCTATGGATCCGGATATGGTGAgtacattttttgttttttcttggTTTAATTGTACATAATCATATAGTCGGATTTGTAAAcatttatgggaatttttttcccgCATGTAAACTGGTCTCCTAGGGAATTATACAAATGATCATACAACATCATATGGTACACGAACTACATACGGCAACGAAGCCACTTCTCAACCACCCTATGCTGTTCCCCAACCACAGGGTGAGTATCGcacatttttttggttttaattaaaagccaaaaatgaatgatatttttttgtcttttctcaGATGAGTTTCTGAAGCAATACTAAACTCTTATGGAGGTGTAGGGCAGTTTCTAACATTTCCCCATAGTCCTCAACAAACACCTTCGTCATGTAAGCTCCGGAGAATTTCAACGTCTTGAGCTGTTTTAGAATTtggttgtttcttttttttaacaattttttttatgtcttgTTCCCCCACCCCCTCCCCAAAATACTGCGGGAAAATGTGCTTATATGTAGCAAACAAAAGAGTTACTGAGTAGATGATTTTagcgagagagaaagagagagagagatttgaGTGATAAAGGCATTCATGTTTagattgagtttttttttaattattttgttttcggGAAAAactacttctttttttcttgcggaACTTAGACATTAAAGGATCCAACCTCAAACAAAGAGTCTGTGGCTATAAGGGGTTAAAAGgttatatttttccaagtacaatttgagattaaaaacaaataaaaaaatatttctataagTCAAtcctttttgcattaatttttctttttttttgatattctgtgtttgtgtaaataaattagataaaatatcttatttgtTGATTTATAAGGGGAATCGTGAGATTTTGATGAGATATAGTCATTTAAgaggtcaaaaaaaaatgtggaatgatagaaaaatagaatttaaaatggaaatttttaaaaagtaaaatagaaaatttttgataaaaaaatgtcaatctATTTCTCACACTACTTTGTTTTTAGATGTTTCACATCTTAGTTTTTCTGTTTGTTTagatataaatatttaatattatacttttttttaataacaaaaaaaaactacaaattagtagaaagaaaactcacgtctttgttgagttttttttgacctgtgagaaatatgaaaaagtaaaattaattacaataaaaaagaagattaaaaaaaactagttaaatgtatataaatattaagaaaGAACATATAGGTAAAAGTTAAATGAGATGAAAGTgaatcaaggaaaaaaatataaaatgcgTATATTGCGCGTaagttattttctttatttcattttattttttcgtaaTTCAAAGATAGTGTGaggcaaaataatttttaaataaatgaaaagtaacaataaataaaaacttggaTAGAAATTACACAGAAAGgggtatatatttttaaggaattttttcataatgcTAAGATTTCTTCCACTTAAGCATATCACATAACTTGATAGGCATGAAAGAAAAACCCAAACACTCGATAACactttaggattttttttctttaaatctggATGCATTTAGCCcttaatataaaatgagaaCTTTTAGTGTAACCCACCCCCCCTTATAGCAAActtactcaaaaaaaaagtttttttaaaggatattttttttgttataaaatgtTTGAGGAGGATCCAatttagagaaagaaaaaaatatgcgaaaatGGTCAAAATGTGACAATAGTATTCAGGAGATTTAAGTATATAAATGGGATTGCTAATGTGGAATTTCTTCTTATCAAGAAATTCCACACTCAAAATTCCCACATGAGACGATTTAAtattgttttctcttttagtaaaaaaaaaccgccaCATATTTTAAGAATCATGTGCACTATATAGATATTGACTAAACACTAAGATTGTAGAGCATAActaaacaaacaaacaaaaaagaacCTAACTAGTactagaagaagaagagacaTAATGTAAAATCAATTTGCGATGAATTATGTACTAGAAATGATGGattaaggcaaaaaaaaatacaaaaattaaaaatgaaacaaacaaCTTAGacgataaaaaatgttttcattagaaaaaaaaagaaaaatatattataccTATAATAGAAacatttgaagaagaaaaaaatattaatgaaaagtAAATGATTTGCgggaattaaaaaagaagaaaaaaaaatagaagatgaACCATATATAAGTACATAAAATAGAGAAAGTAGGGAAATATTCGCCTAGGAATGGAGAAAGGTAGAGTGAGATACCACATAAGATCTTTAATGTAGAAgaagcagagagagagagatattttggggcaaattcaaaatgattaaaattaaacaaacaaaaaaaatgcaccgAAAAgggagtttaaaaaaataacaatcaAAAACATTATATTCATAAACACTAATTATACATGATAtggtaaatgaaaaaaagaaaaaaaaacaacaaagatAAACAAGATAATTTAACATAATAAAAacattattgatttaaaataaatataatgtGAGGATATATAGGTAACAtatattatacaaaaataatttttcgttaaaacaaaacaatacGAATCCTGGTAGtaggaggattttcttttttttttctttcaaaatgaagtcatcacacacacacaaataaatgtgaattataaattagaattaagtATTATTGTATACATTgcctttcaaaaaaaaaacgtagaataaaaaaaaatgaaacaatatatatttagcaTCAGAAGACTTAACCCACTTGCTTGGCATTtggattgattttattattactactactactaaaatagatttattaaCCCATTTTTGACATCATAAAAAATCgctcaaaaaattgtaggcgTAATGGCATACATATTGCctatatacacacatataGGATGTAATAaggatgagatttttttctgactaAAAGGATGACCAACAAATCActatatcaaaatttttatttttaaaatataaaaaaaagtttaataaaattgagcaGTAAGCACaaactgattaaaaatttaagagaaagtATATTATTAGTAGAGAAAGATACTTGACTCAAGATAAAGGAGTATATTCATagatatatgaaaaatttccttattcgTGGAACAGCTAAGACACAGAACTtaagaaattgcaaaagaaacttttaattttcaattgggaacttgtagaaaaaaatccgtCAAAGATTGACCAAAAAATACGTCgacatttttgtctttttaagTGTTTAAAACATTGtttttaccacaaaaaatacattcttTGGCGAACTAAAACATGCCTTAAATGCTCTACaaatcaggaaaattttcatatttcactgaataaactccttttgctTACTACCAATGTttgaaatttgcaataaaattcaatgatttatgattcatttctttttttaattgtttaatttaaagtacacagtaattttttaagtattctttttttgtctctgttaaaaaaaataataataataaatccaATGATTCAGTTTAAgtgaattttgtatattttttttcgtttaataattattattctaaaataatttgaatgtgaaacatttttaaggaCAATAGTTATAAActataggtacctacatactttttttttcttgttttctgaaaatttatatacatattataggatgtctgagagattttcaaaaataaataaataaaaattaaaaaaaaaataaatatatgtgtgtgtgtgtgtttaagAAATCCTTCAGACTTACCAGGGGGCGTATTTACAGTCAAGCTCGTAATATTGGGCTGTCCTACTGTGCGAACTTGACTGTAttacaaacatacatataatagTAATAAACCTTACCTACACTTATAAAAAAACTTCTAACAAATCTATATGTCGttataaaaaatctatgttATTATACACATTTTATACCTACTACATATTATTAAAACTTATTATTTCATCGTTTACAAAATGTCTCATTAgttgaaaactttaatttttttttaatttcttttattaagttacaaaataaaaaaaatcttttcttgtaTTATTTTCTAGAGAAACAATGGAATCAATTAATGTCTTTATTTCTGTTTTCCTACACTGactgattaaagaaaaaaactacaagaactattatctaattttaaaatattgcaaaatcatTGCAAGTAAAAACACGAGTATAAATTAATCtagtaaattctaaattttatattcttttattttttttttcattaaatttaaattacaagtGCACTCTGGTAAATCATAAGAACTTATCCAAATGTAAAatgtaagaataattttcctttctttataaaaaaaataaaattaaaaaagaaaacgttgtTTCAGTAAAGTTTAATGGGAGTAActaaattttttgaagaaaaaaaaaagaacatttgagaaagtgaattaaaaaaaatacatatataagagAGTAGTTAAAGAATAAAGGACCTGTTATTCACTattataaagagaaaaaaagcgaagTTAATATGGTAAGAAGcttttatatttaaagaaaaaattgaaatgtttaaaataatttttatctaattttcaaaataactgaatttaaaagaagaaaaaaaaacatagaagaAGAAAGCCCTTAAACTTACGCATGAATATGATGGAAATTGAGAGACgtaataaagataaaataaagctaaataaaaaaaaataaaattaatatgagaaatatataattataaaattactCTTAGAATGTATTAAGTAAAGgaatattattattacataACATACACAGATGAGacatgagaaattgaattaataaaaaaaatccattgtaACAgatatttctaatttaaaaaaaagcattgatAATAATTGTATATATtgatatattaaaaaaaaatattgagtaaaaaaaggcaaaatacaagaaaacacaattttacttttcatatTTCAAAACAGAATagagaaaggaagaaaactttggaaatattattaataGTAAATGATCAAGATGAGATggaatatacaaaaaaaaaacctgagagataaatattaaacaaaaaaagtaaaaaaaaaaactaaaattattaaacaattaTTGTAACACAGCaaatatattaatattaaataaagtaCTGAAATAGTGAGTTTCAGTTAGCATTTTAGTGTTTTTAGCATTAACAATTTACCAATAGTAACTATATTACAATTGAGATGATATAAAAGAAACGTTTTCAATGTGatttaaaatacaacaaaaaaatttacaaaaaaaataaataaaacacacCATGAGACAAAATAAACGAAATAAAATACActtaatactaaaaaaaatcaattgagttTTATTTCTGTAATCTTTTtaaaccctttcgcgtttatttcgttaaatttttaGGTCGTGTGATTGAGATAAAAATCAGAGCTGATTATCCTTACAGAACTTAACTGCTAAAAGGTCCTCAGTTTCGATGTACTCAAACAGGGTTTCTCGATCAACTTCTAGAATATACTCGAATCTGTCTTCTGCTTCATCCTCTAgctaagaatttctttttcatcttcaatatcacataaaaaaaaatcatctgcaTTAGAATTTACTTATCATCTAGAAGtgaagcatttaaaaaaagcttcatacCTACATCCTGCAGTGGATTTCgctttgagagtttttttctttgcttcaaatgaattttttattagtacCTACATTAAaggaatatgaaaaaaaaagtattaaaattaatcaatattaatatgctgagaaaagtaaaaaagaaaatatctgtataataataaaatacaggTAGAATTTGGCAGGTATAGTATTTATTGCGTAAAATGTACAATACATTATATGTGTGTGAATCAGACTTTGTGTatacattatttaattttcctttttttgtaggACAACACTCACTGGGGGTGGTACGCGCACCTATGCACGTGAGATCATAAGTGATATGGGCTCCTTGGTATTGAGATGATGGTGTGCCTGTTCTAAGGTGATTTTCGTGAAATCCACGCCATCAACATCGAGCACCTTATCACGGGGCCTTAGATATTCAGCTGATGCACCCTGAACGGCCTCAATGTACAGCCCACCATCTTCAGCAATTAAACTAATACCTTGTGCAGCTGCTCCAGGGAGTGAGATTTGCATTACAGTTGGATTGTGATGTTGCCCAAACATCCATGTTGTACGATCGGGAATTGGTGCTACTCTGgctattttaatttcaacacCATCACCCCCAGGTGTTACCCTAAAATCCCTTCGGACATTCATTATTTTCCTATGAGTTGCCATTTGACGCAATTGCTTTGCATATGGCGTTGGGCTACGCAAAAGTTTCCCCGGGGAATCTTGTCCTGTGTTCGCTTCACGAAACGTAATCTTGCGGGATGACGTTGAAAGTGTTGGAGGTGCCAGGGTGGGTGCTCCAGTTTGTGGAAGCATAAAACATGTGAGCCTAACTGTACCATCGGAGCAAATTTCCCGTTGTAGCGGCACAAGGGGTTGACTCTGATTGTCAGACACCCAAATTGCTGCTAAATTCCTCAGACCTAGCAGTGACAGGGGTAGGTGCGTTAGCCTATTGGCTACAGTATTGATAACACGTAAATTGGTAAGATGTCCCAGATTTGATGGTAAAAAGAGGAGTCTATTGCTACGAACACTTAATATGGAGAGTGATGTACACGAGCATAGCTCCTCTGGAAGAGtctccaaaatattttcatcagcCGACAGGATACGTAAACGACGTAGAAGACCAATTGTTGGTGGTAGGCTACGTAGTTGATTGTGACTCACCATTAATTCTTCGAGAGCTTCACAATTTGCAATGGTATCTGGGAGCTCTTGCAGTTGATTCTCATCAAGTTTTAGTGTAACCAAACAACGTAAATTCCCAATGGATGATGgtaaaaattccaattcatTTGTTGAGCAACTAAGTTCGAGTAATTTTGTCCAAACCCCAATTTCACACGGGAGTTCAGTCAGTAAATTCCCATTTGCATCAAAATGCTGGAGCTTTCGTAAATTTGTTATATTCGAAGAGATCCGCCGTATGCGATTCCCATCAATCCAGAGTTCAGTTAAATTGGCTAAATGCCCAACAACTTCGGGTAATTCTGTAAATTCATTGGCACCAATGTCGATGCGCTCCAACATTTGCAACCTTGCCATACTTCTTGGCAGTGTCATGAGATTATTTTCACGAAGTTCCAATACCCGTAGTGCAGCTAAACGTCCAAAATTTGCAGGTAAATACTCAAGGAATGTGTCATTGAGGTACATCTCTTGGAGATTGAGAAGGCACGTAAGGGCCTCAGGAAGACGCCCTAAGGAATTTCCACTGAGATTCAGTACAAGGAGATTCTTACATTTACGTATTTCATCAGAAATTGTTGAGAGGGAATTTCTGCTCAAGTCAATCGTCtgtaaaataaaggaaatagATCAATTAATGAGTtctaaaatgttaaataaaatttatttaattttgtgtagGTACTGTTGtacactaccctcaaaaagtttctgCAAAAGCACAAATTGAGTGTATTTTTGAAGCCAGGTTAACCGTTTTTCAAAAATCCACTAGTTTTTAGAAAGATGAggaatgtacctttccaaaattaaaaccaattgattttacttcaaaaaaaaaatctttgctaaaacgaaaaaaaaattcttgatgaTAGTGTACTAACCGTACCTCCATGCTTTCGTAATTtggtaaaagacaaaaaaaaattacctgtAAATTAGAAAGGGCCCCAATTGCGGCGGGAATGCTCACGAGATCATTATCCTGGAGATAGAGGCGTCTCAGTTCATAGCATAAAAAGAGTTGGCGCGGCAAATCGGAAATTCTATTGGAATTGAGATAGAGCTCCTCGAGAGTACGCTCAAATTCAAATACATCTGGTGGAACGTCATGTAGGGAATGATGTGAGAAGTCTAGGCAACGCATCTCGGAGGCATCCTCGGGGCGTCGGCAGCAGCACCACCACGTGGTCATCTGCTTGGACGAACGCACCAGCAGCAACTCCCAGATTTTTCGTGGATGTCGTACCAAACAATacaaataactttttcttctgTCAAAGGTGTCATGTCTCGTACGTCACTAAATGTCACATTTTACGTCAAAATTATATgtcaatttgacatttatatttttttgcttgaatattcaattttgttctttctcggttaaaattataagaattaTGAAGAGCTGCGATTTGACTCCCATACATTCCTATAACCGagtaacaaaataaaacaaacatatcataattttttggtagtattttaagtaaataaaacGTATATTTCATATCATTCAATATGTCAAtcatataataaatataattaaataattaaattgtaaagcGACTAGAAAAAATTGCCATAAAACTCTTCATCTCacatttcttcacaattttgctGTCTTTCCCTTTCGCAAttgtgttgtttttctttcttttcattaagcTCTTACCCATTGCCGCCATTTTTTTATACCTGTGTGTAGGACTCATCCCCACCGTTAAGTGGATCCTAGCCAGAGGCAATTGGGTAATACACTTAAATCCCATATGGCTTTTGTCTGTTATGTAATTACAATGTTTTATCCATTccctattttatttatttttaattatctttaaacattatttatttttttctcataaataaattctcatttcagTATTCAATCGaaggtaataattttttttgttgtgttgtagtattacatttttttgtatagaatCTGACTTTTctgttaagttttttttttgtattattttatgttttttttttatataataagaATGCATTTTTAGTGATTTGTGGATATGTGAATAGTCTCAATATCCCGGGATAGAAGAAagttttacataattttccatttttttctcttattagttttaatgaaatattctcattttttatcttgcttttttttttaaagaactatTAAGAactattagatttttttcttcatttttttttcttactataGTTTTGTCATATTTCTCACCATTTCTCCTAGAAtctgtgttatttttttttaagaagataactctcattttgtttttttttttttctttttgtatttcacGCAATATCGTCGCaaatattcatttcatttattcttttaatttttcttaaattcctttttttagaagataaaatttattattaatataaaaaaaaggaaagaaaaaaccgCAACTCCTTTCTCAGTGACATTGACATTTTGAAGATCCacacttaaatattttatatattttattctttttttttgtcagtgATTTCCTCTTAGGAGATCAAAACAATCCTCAATAAAGAGGGcgattctattaaaaatattttccttttcttttcttacaattcatcagttataagataattattattaaagattATTCTGTCTATTTTCTGGAACtacaaatcttttatttttcttttatagaatgGCAATCTTACAATACCTTTTAaattataagga is part of the Lutzomyia longipalpis isolate SR_M1_2022 chromosome 3, ASM2433408v1 genome and harbors:
- the LOC129793915 gene encoding heterogeneous nuclear ribonucleoprotein 27C isoform X1, with amino-acid sequence MRMTQDMDDDEKGKLFVGGLSWETTQENLQRYFARYGDVIDCVVMKNNESGRSRGFGFVTFADPGNVTHVLQSGPHNLDGRTIDPKPCNPRTLQKPKKGGGYPKVFLGGLPSNVTETDLRVFFGRYGKVMEVVIMYDQEKKKSRGFGFLSFEDEASVERVTNEHYINLNGKQVEIKKAEPRDGNAANKINSGAETNQWGPPQGAPMGMLQGPNGQINAPPLNIAMGAPNMMQGYQGWGTSPQQQSFGYGTPNAPGSYQGWGAPPGPQGPPPHQWGNNYATQQTQGYGSYDMYNSTTGPSGASGGGNWNAWNMPQNSAGTGGSVADRFLAGDMYPRTQSGPGGPSGTGPTAGMPPGGPANSASKPSSDYGGYGSGYGLLGNYTNDHTTSYGTRTTYGNEATSQPPYAVPQPQDEFLKQY
- the LOC129793915 gene encoding heterogeneous nuclear ribonucleoprotein 27C isoform X2, translating into MRMTQDMDDDEKGKLFVGGLSWETTQENLQRYFARYGDVIDCVVMKNNESGRSRGFGFVTFADPGNVTHVLQSGPHNLDGRTIDPKPCNPRTLQKPKKGGGYPKVFLGGLPSNVTETDLRVFFGRYGKVMEVVIMYDQEKKKSRGFGFLSFEDEASVERVTNEHYINLNGKQVEIKKAEPRDGNAANKINSGAETNQWGPPQGAPMGMLQGPNGQINAPPLNIAMGAPNMMQGYQGWGTSPQQQSFGYGTPNAPGSYQGWGAPPGPQGPPPHQWGNNYATQQTQGYGSYDMYNSTTGPSGASGGGNWNAWNMPQNSAGTGGSVADRFLAGDMYPRTQSGPGGPSGTGPTAGMPPGGPANSASKPSSDYGGYGSGYGNYTNDHTTSYGTRTTYGNEATSQPPYAVPQPQDEFLKQY
- the LOC129793913 gene encoding protein lap1; protein product: MTTWWCCCRRPEDASEMRCLDFSHHSLHDVPPDVFEFERTLEELYLNSNRISDLPRQLFLCYELRRLYLQDNDLVSIPAAIGALSNLQTIDLSRNSLSTISDEIRKCKNLLVLNLSGNSLGRLPEALTCLLNLQEMYLNDTFLEYLPANFGRLAALRVLELRENNLMTLPRSMARLQMLERIDIGANEFTELPEVVGHLANLTELWIDGNRIRRISSNITNLRKLQHFDANGNLLTELPCEIGVWTKLLELSCSTNELEFLPSSIGNLRCLVTLKLDENQLQELPDTIANCEALEELMVSHNQLRSLPPTIGLLRRLRILSADENILETLPEELCSCTSLSILSVRSNRLLFLPSNLGHLTNLRVINTVANRLTHLPLSLLGLRNLAAIWVSDNQSQPLVPLQREICSDGTVRLTCFMLPQTGAPTLAPPTLSTSSRKITFREANTGQDSPGKLLRSPTPYAKQLRQMATHRKIMNVRRDFRVTPGGDGVEIKIARVAPIPDRTTWMFGQHHNPTVMQISLPGAAAQGISLIAEDGGLYIEAVQGASAEYLRPRDKVLDVDGVDFTKITLEQAHHHLNTKEPISLMISRA